A portion of the Adhaeribacter radiodurans genome contains these proteins:
- a CDS encoding lectin-like domain-containing protein: MKIIFAFLVFFCISISTIAQNFRTNGSATKVSDNEFQLTSGKTVTSGSVWSRTKIDLQNDFIIKAQVFLGDNEFGADGITFALQPLSNTALGYVGHFLGYTSITPSIAVEFDTWPNFEINDPAEDHIAFLKNGDTGHNTENNPNDAYSLDINIEDGAWHDVTFSWNASSHTLTVNFLSQEFTHTEDIVNSLFKASAYVYWGFTGATGSSDQRVRIVNTYFAKKTTMTLINADTDKDIKVLKDGDTLNLASLPALNLNIRANTSSTSGSVIFQLTGKQTHIQTENSTPFALYGNNKNDYSGWTPANGDYTLTATPYELKNGKGNKGSPLTIHFHVIYQIVNNLVLVNAETDQDIKTLENGEVIDLATLPTRNVNIRAITYPEKVGSVLFNLNNWLMVKENFAPYAIGGNKLENYRPWALPTGKHTLTVSPYELKNATGHKGQSYTVKFTVVDPLATTRISSADKPQNAIIVTEAEKIHLNAQPNPFTSSTTIHFSVPKTGYTTLQLYNSTGAHLGHLFGAVTQAGILNSLQIQSKELPNGIYMLRLTSGNQVHSFKLLLAR, from the coding sequence ATGAAAATAATTTTCGCTTTTCTGGTATTCTTTTGTATTTCTATTAGCACAATTGCCCAAAATTTCAGAACAAATGGAAGTGCCACAAAAGTAAGCGATAATGAGTTTCAATTAACTTCAGGAAAAACAGTTACGTCAGGTTCTGTTTGGTCTCGCACAAAAATAGATCTCCAAAATGATTTTATTATTAAAGCTCAAGTCTTTTTAGGAGATAATGAATTTGGAGCGGATGGGATTACCTTTGCCTTGCAGCCTTTAAGTAACACTGCTTTAGGTTATGTTGGTCACTTTTTGGGATATACCAGCATTACACCTTCAATAGCAGTAGAATTTGACACGTGGCCAAATTTTGAAATTAATGATCCGGCAGAAGACCATATCGCCTTTTTGAAAAACGGGGATACAGGTCATAATACAGAGAACAATCCTAATGATGCTTATTCGTTAGATATTAACATTGAGGACGGGGCATGGCATGATGTTACTTTTTCCTGGAATGCTTCTTCTCATACTTTAACGGTAAACTTCTTATCCCAAGAGTTTACCCATACCGAAGATATAGTTAACTCACTTTTTAAAGCTTCGGCTTACGTATACTGGGGGTTCACAGGTGCAACTGGTTCAAGCGATCAAAGAGTAAGAATTGTTAATACTTACTTTGCTAAAAAAACTACCATGACTCTCATCAACGCAGATACAGATAAAGATATTAAAGTGTTAAAAGATGGAGACACACTTAACCTTGCTTCACTGCCTGCTCTCAATTTAAATATTAGAGCGAATACCTCTTCTACTTCCGGGAGTGTAATTTTTCAATTAACCGGAAAACAAACTCATATACAAACAGAAAATAGTACTCCGTTTGCTTTGTACGGTAATAATAAAAATGATTATTCTGGCTGGACTCCCGCAAACGGCGATTATACTTTAACTGCTACCCCCTATGAACTTAAAAACGGTAAAGGAAATAAAGGCAGTCCCTTAACCATCCACTTTCATGTTATCTATCAAATAGTAAATAATCTTGTACTAGTTAACGCAGAAACCGATCAGGATATTAAAACCTTAGAGAATGGCGAGGTAATTGACCTGGCTACTTTGCCCACCCGAAATGTAAATATTAGGGCCATAACTTACCCCGAAAAAGTTGGCAGTGTTTTGTTTAACCTCAACAACTGGTTAATGGTTAAAGAAAATTTTGCTCCTTACGCTATTGGCGGCAACAAACTAGAGAATTACAGACCTTGGGCGCTTCCTACGGGTAAGCATACCTTAACCGTTTCCCCTTACGAATTAAAAAACGCCACCGGGCATAAAGGCCAATCTTACACCGTAAAATTTACCGTGGTAGATCCTTTAGCTACCACCAGAATTTCATCTGCTGATAAGCCACAAAATGCTATTATTGTTACCGAAGCCGAAAAAATTCACCTTAACGCTCAGCCTAATCCATTTACCAGCAGTACAACTATCCACTTCTCTGTGCCTAAAACCGGTTATACTACCCTGCAATTGTATAACAGTACAGGAGCTCATCTGGGGCATCTATTCGGGGCAGTTACTCAGGCCGGAATATTAAATAGTTTACAAATTCAAAGTAAAGAATTACCCAATGGTATATACATGCTTCGGCTTACCTCTGGCAACCAGGTGCACTCTTTTAAACTGCTGTTAGCACGATAA